The following DNA comes from Hahella chejuensis KCTC 2396.
AAAAACTTCGACCAACCAACTCGGGCCATGGCCTCTCGCATTCAACTCTAACAACCATGATTCAAGTTCGCCGTTTGGTACAATAAATAATCCATAATCAGACAACTTATCAAACAAGTTCTCTAGGGTTTCTTTTACCTCTCCTTTAAGCAATTTTATCCCGCCACCTCTTTTCATATCTTTACCTGTAGCCTCAAATTTCCTTTTTATTTCTAGCCGAGTATGAGACAACGATTTTCGTTCAATTTCAGGGACGAAACCACTTTCCAAGAAACTAGCCCATACGGTACCTCCTTCTTTTAAAATATCAATATCGACTATGCCTCCTACGGGTATGCCAAGCTCCCTGAGAGGCTTTATTATCGTTTTTACCGTCTGTTTATTCTGCGCATGAAGAAAAAGGCAGTTTTGTATACCTTTCCCATTGGAATATTTAAGTAAACGATCGTTGATCTCTTGATAAAATGCGCGATCTGCATCTGACTCTGTAACAATGATAGACTCATAAAATAGACCACTAAGTACACCTGTTGAGCGTAACAACGGATTTCTCATTAGTGTCAAGATTTCTTTGTTGGGAAGTATTCTTGCTGTTGCCACTTGATTTTTATATGTTAGTCTTACGATATTTATTGGTGCTCCAGACTGTATGCAGCCCATTACAAAGTTCGGACTATGAGTTGATACAAATAGGCGCTTATGTGATCCGGAAATAATGCCAGAGATTTCTTTTCCCAGCTTAAATGAGAGGGATGGGTGTAAAAAAGCTTCGGGCTCATCTATTAGTAATACAGATGGATCTCCGGCTATTACTTCAATTATCATCCCGGTAAAAGCTTTTACACCATCACTGGTTTGAGTAATTGGCGTTGCTTTTGAGTGAAACTCTATTGCTTCTTGATGTAGGCCTTTCTCTTCCATTTCATCTTTAGGCGCTACTTTAGATAATCTCAAATTTAGTCTCCCCAAGTTCGTTGGGTCAACTACTAGGTATTCACCAAAAGACTCGTGAACTATTCTTCTAACCTCCTTTCTTTTCTCATCACTTCTGAACAAGACTTGGAAGCTTGAATTTGCTGGGTGTTGAAGGTTTCCCGCACTCTGCTCGTTAATCAGAATTGTTCTACTGCTACCGTTTAAAATAAGACTGTTGTAAGACAAATACCATAGGCAAGCGTGACTTGGCTGAGAATTCGGATTTTCTAAAGCGTTGATGAACTTGTGTTTTAGTACGTGGTGTCTTTGCCCTTTCTGACCAACAAAAATATGCGTTGGACTCAGTGACTCACCAGGGATTGGTGCTAAAACAACACTGTTAACAATACTCTTAATATGTTCATCGGATATGCCATTTAATTCTATGCTATCTATGATTAGGTTTTCTTCGTGAACTCGTCCTATTTTACAATACTGATGTATTTCAGTAAGAACTTTGCTCTTACCCGAATTGTTTGGGCCAACAAAAACAGTAACTGGCATTGCCTCTATCGTCTCTTGCTGGAGGCCCTCAGCTCGACCAAATTTCAGCTTTATGCTCTTGATCATGTATATATTCCATCGATCACAACGGACTGCTAACAGTTTAATGAATGCTTAGGGGCAGGATTACAGAAGCTACCTATCTCCACTTGATACTGGTTAAAAGATAGCACATTCATCAAAGCTTACTTCGGGACTTATAATTGATGCGGGCGAGCCGCCCGCGCTCCCGATTCGGCCTCTTGGTAGGTCGGAAAAGCGCAGCGCCTTCCGACATCTCAGCTTTCCAGTCTACATATCTGTAGTGGTTTGCTATATGGTCATAGACAGCTTGGGAGTTAGGTGAAAACAGGGAGGTGTTGTGCGGTATCGGAGGAATTATGTTGCAGGCGGGACCTACTTTTTTACGGTGAATTTGCTGGAGCGCAATCAGACGTTGCTGGTGGATCACGTCCATGCTCTGCGTGAGTCGGTGCGGTGGGTGAAGGCGCGTCGGCCTTTTGATATTGATGCCTGGGTGGTGTTGCCTGATCATTTGCATGCGATCTGGACATTGCCTGAAGATGACGTCGATTATTCCTCTCGCTGGCGTGAAATCAAAAAGCGTTTTTCCAAGTCTTTGATCATTAACGAACCACGACCAGAACCCAGAAAAATGAAAGGCGAACGGGGGATTTGGCAGCGGCGTTTCTGGGAGCACACCATTCAGAATGAACAGGACTATCAACGCCATTTTGATTACATACATATAAATCCGCTTAAACATGGGTGGGTATCACGAGTACGTGATTGGCCTTTCTCCAGTTTTCATCGGGCAGTTTCCGAGGGAATTTATTCGCTTGATTGGTGTGGAGGGGATGAAGCGTCAGGCTGTTTTGGTGAGTTTGAATGAGGGGGAATGGTTGAGCGAAGGTGTTGGATGGCGCTTCGCTTATCCAACCTACGTTAAGTTCAGGTCGGTTGGAAAAGCTGAGGGCCTTCACCAACGTCGCTACGTTGACATATAGGTAGGTCGGAAAAGCGCAGCGCCTTCCGACGCTGCTTTCGTTATTCTGGTGTACCTTTATTGGATTGATGGCGCATGGGACCTTTTGTCTGAAGGCGCTGCGTTTTTCCGACCTGCTTTTGTTAGTGACACACGGGTCGTGGATTAGAGATCAACACAACAATACAAGTGAGGGCACGTATGAATCTGGATAAAGATATTGTGACGGTGAGGCCGGAGGGGACGATTGATACGATTCAGAAGTTGCCTAATTATGTGGGAATTTCCGGGAAAACGGCGGGTTCTACCGGGATTTCGATGAATATTGTGGTGATTCCGCCTTCGGCGCGGGCGGAGCCGCATTTTCATGATGGGTTTGAGACGGCGATTTATTTGTTGAAGGGGAATGTTAAGACCCTGTATGGCGAGAATTTGTCGAAGTCGGTGGTGAACAAAGAAGGGGATTTTATTTTTATTCCTGACGGGGTGCCGCATCAGCCGATCAATCTGAGTGATACGGAGGAAGCCATTGCCTTGGTGTCCCGTAATGATCCCAATGAGCAGGAGAGTGTCCAGGTGTATCGGCCGGATCAGTCGGCTTGATGGGTAATGATTGATATGGCGACCAGGGATAGGAAACAGGGCCTGATTTACGCGGGCCCTGTCCTTGTCAGGCTGTCAATTTAACACTGCTTGTCTGTTGGAATAAGGAGCCTCTGAAAAACGTTGGCGAGGCCGTCAGGGCAAGGAAAAAGTCGGCGAAAAAGCGCAGTTTATCGAGAATAAATGAGCATTTTGAGCCGACTTTTGACGCCGCAATGGCGGCCGCAGGTAGTTTTTCAGAGGTTCCTTAATATTAATATGGCAATGATATTGACATGGTAATATCTGGCGCATGGATGCGCCTGCGCGGCGGAGAGCCGCGGGAGACAGGGCCTGACATGGGCAGGCCCTGTCGTTGCAGACAAATAGAAGGAAGCTATTTGTCTGCCTGATTAATAGCTCAGCGCGATTCTTCCCAGCGGCTGAATGGTGATTTCCGGCGTCAGGTCCTGGTAGGAGAGGATGGGCAGTTGGCGCATGTCTCTTTCCAGTAGTTTGCGCAGGTAGCGGCGCACGTCCATGGAGGTGATCACCACGACTTTTTGCGCGCCGGGATTCAAGTCGCCCACGGTGCGTCTGGTGATTTCCACGATCTTGCGGGTGGTGTCCGGCTCCAGGGCGAGGTAGGCGCCGGAGGAGGTTTGGCGTACGCCGCCGCGGATGGCGTCTTCCAGTGACTGGTCCAGCATATACGCCGGCAGGATATTCTGGCCGTTGCTGTATTTGTAGCTGATATAGCGGCGCAAGCTGTTGCGCACGTACTCCGTCAGCAGCACGGTTTCCTTCTCTTTTTGGGCCCATTCCGCCAGGGCTTCCAGAATGCTGCGCAGGTTGCGGATGGAAATGTCCTCGGACACCAGACGCTGCAGTATCTCGGTGATCTTCTGAATCGGCAGCAGACGCTGCACTTCCTTCACCAGCTCGCCATAGCGTCCTTCCATTTTCTCCAGCAGGAAGCGGGTTTCCTGAATGCCGATGAATTCCTGCGCGTACTTTTTCAGGATGATCGACAGGTGATAACTCAACACCCGGGGTGGGGTCAGGTAGGCGACTTCCATCTTGTCCAGCGAGGTCTGATGACGTTGCTCCACCCAATAAGCGGGCGCGTCAGGCAGCAGTTCCACTTCACTGTTATGCTCGATGGCCAGCAGATCCAGTTGCTCCTTCTGATCGCGCACCAATAACTGCCTGGGCTTGATAAAGCCCTCCGCAATCGGCGTTTCCTGCAGATGAATTTTATAGCGACCGTCGCTCAAACCGTGATTGATGCGCAGATGAATGCCCGGAAACGGCACGCCCAGATCGAGATACAGAGAGCGGCGGATTTTGAGAATTTCCTCATTCAACGCATTCGGGTCCAGGGCGTCTTCCGCGTCGGCGGCAATGTCCACCAAAAGCGGGACGGTAAAAGTAAACTCTTCCGCTTCGTTGAGCTGCGCCTTGCTCGGCGGCTGGCCGGCGGCCGCCATGGCGGACAGTGGAGGATGCTTGTCCGCGCTGGCGTTCTTGGATTGCCGGAGCGTGAACACGCCAATTCCCGTCAAGGTTAACGCCAGCACGATAAAGGTGAGGGTGGGGAAGCCTGGAATCAGCGCGAAGGTGAACAACAGACCGCCGCCGATCAGGATAGCCTGGGGCTTGCTGACGATCTGGTTGGCGATGTCCGCGCCCAGGTTTTCCGATTCGTCTGTGGTCACGCGGGTGACAATGACGCCAGCGGTGATGGCGATAAACAACGCGGGAATCTGCGCCACCAGTCCGTCGCCGATGGTGAGAAGGGCGTATAGCTCCAGGGCTTCGCCGGAGGTCATGCCGTTTTGCAGCGTGCCAATGGCGATGCCGCCGAGGATGTTCACCGCAATGATGATCAAACCGGCGATGGCGTCGCCTTTGACGAACTTCATGGCGCCGTCCATGGAACCGTACAACTGGCTTTCTTTCTGCACCTGAGAACGGCGGTGACGGGCTTCGTCCACATCGATCACCCCTGCGCGCATATCGCCGTCGATGCTCATTTGTTTGCCGGGCATGGCGTCCAGAGAGAAACGGGCGCTGACTTCCGCCACCCGTTCCGAGCCCTTGGTGATCACCAGAAACTGCACCACGGTGATGATCAGGAAAATAACCAACCCCACCACCAGATTGCCGCCCACCACAAAGCCGCCGAAGGCTTCGATGATAGAACCCGCATCCGCCTGCAACAGAATCAGTCGCGTGGTGGTGATGGACAGCGACAGACGAAACAGGGTGGTGATCAGCAGCACCGAGGGAAAGGCGACGAACTCCAGCGGCGAACGCAGATACACCCCCACCATCAGCAACACCACCGCCAGCCCCATGTTGACCCCGATCAGGATATCCACCAGCACCGTGGGCAAAGGCAGAATCATCATGAAGATGATCGCCACCAGCATGGCGGCGAACAGAATATCTTTGCGCCCGGCGATTAATTGCAGGGTCTGGTTCAGGCGTGCGAGGGTCATGACGGAGTCCTTGTGGCTAAGAATTGCAGATAGTGAGTCAGCGCGGGCTCCCTTTGTCCCAGCTTGAGATGGCAATGGCTGCGCAGCAGCGACAACCGCGCTTCCGACGCGCCCTGTAACCGTCTCTCGCAGGCCTTGCAGTACTTCAACGCCAGTTCGTAGCGGCCGAGCTGATAACACAGATAAGCCATCTGTCGCAGCGGCGCGGGATCGTCCGGCGCCAGTCTGATCAGCAGACGCAGCAGCGGTTGCGCCTTGGCGTACTGACGGCATTGCAGAAACACAGTGGTCACTTCCTGCAGCCAGACCGCCTGCTGCGGCTGTAGTCTGCTCGTGGCGCTGACAGTAGGAAGCGGGGCGACGGATGGAGTCGGACTCATGGCTTTTCCAGGGCGCTCAGATTGCTGCGCAGCCATTGCCGGTCTTCATACAGCGCGTTGAGAATGGCGACGGCGCTTTGCAGGGTTTGCCGGAATTCGGGGTCGCTGCTGGCCTCCGCCTCTTGCTCCAGCGCCGCCAGCGCGGATTGGGTGGACGCGGCCACGTCGTCAAAATCCTGAGGGTCGACCCCGGTGGCGCCGGACGGCCCAATCAGGGTGCGCAGCATCTCCTGACTGGTCGCATGACGCAGAAACAGCTTCTCCGTGTGCTGGACGACGGATTCCCCTCGCGGCACGAAAGGCCGGGAAGGGGCGTTGGCGGTCGTACTGGCGTCCTGTCCGTCGTTATCGTGGACACGAATGCTTTGCACGCCTTCAGTGAAAGTCACCAGATCCATGGATCACCTGCCTATTGATTCAGTTGTTGATGAAGATAATCGAGCACGCCCAGCGCCTCGTTGAGACCGGCGATGGACAACTGCTGACGGGACAGCGCGACGATGAAGGCCAGTTGACTGGCGCCTTTCATCCCGGTGTGCGCCCGCAACGGCAAGGGCTGGTCGTAATGCACCGCGCGCAGCGCTTTGGGGATCAAGTCCGCACAGTCGTACTCGCTGATTTCCTGCAGCCGCACCAGTAGCAAACCCTGTTCGTGAGGCTCGATCATCAGCGTTCCCGAGCGCTCAAACGCCAGCGTCAGCGGCTCGCCGCGCCAGATAAAATCGGCAAATCCCAATTGTTGCAGGAACTCGGTAATCGTCAGGTGAACGGCGGCGTCCTGCATCATGAGCGGGGCTCCTTGGCGACTGGGAAAATGGCTTTCACTTTGGGCCTCGTTAAGGTTGTTCGGCTTCTTGCTCAATGCTGAGATCCAGACGTTCCTGGATGACGGTCAGCAGCTTGTCCCGCTCAAACGGGTCGCGGTACGCTTTCAGCGGAATGGCCCGCATCAGCTCCTTGAAACCGCGCCAGAAGTAGATGGTCATGGCGGGCGGAATGTGTAACGCCTTCAATACGCCGCCCAGTTGTTCCACGCCGATCCATTTCTTTTCCAGCAGGGCGAGCAGTTGCTCCATCAGCGCGTATTTATTGAGCGGGGCCTGAGAGCGGTAGATTCTCTCCAGTTGCGCCAGAAAATCGCGGCACTCCGCGTCCAGTCCTTCCAACGCCTGCAGCGCGTAGAGATCTTCGATAATCATGCGCAGGCGCTCTTTGGGCAGGGAAGGGCCTTCCGATCCCAGGTCAGCGCCCAATGCGGAAATCAGGTAGGAGACGGATTCGGAGAAACGCTCCTCGCCATACTGGGCCAGAATCTTGCGGAAGGTGTCGGTGAGACTGCCGTAATCCAGCACCGCGTCCCGATACAGGTTGCGCAGCCCATTGACAGAGCCGAGCTGACGATCGCTGAACTGGGTGGCGACCTCCGCCACATTGACGCCTGCGAGAATAGCGGCGCCCTGTTCCTCCAGCATGTCATCCAATGCGGCTTCCACAGACGCCAGCAGCGCATCCACATTGGCGTCCCCCGCCTTGCGTTTGCCTCGCAACTGATCCCGCACAAAGACCAGCGCCAGATACTGCTGCGACAGATCCTCAAATTGCTGCGCGGCGCGCTGACGGATCTCCGCTTTGGCGGGATCATTCTGGATTAACAGCTGATGCAGAAACGGCTTGAGCTGCTTTTCCTTATCCAGTTCTCTGGCTTTTTCCACATAGGCCAACGCGCGCTCCAGCGCCTGGGCTTTATGCAGCGGGCGTTCTCCGATCTTGCGTTTGCTCAGGTCATCGCTCTTTTTCTCGGAACGCAGAAAGGACATCTCCTCCGCCGCAGAAGCGAACAATGACTTGTCATGGCTCGCCAGACTCACTCCCTCGCCCCGCCAGTTTCCCGCCGCGACCGAGGCGCTCATCGCATCGGCGCGATAGCTCCTGTCCGTCTGCAATGAAACGCCGCCTGTGAGGTTAGACATAGACAAAACCTGTGTGATACCGAAAAACGACAGGGAGCGGAATCGCCGCCAAGCCCGTTTAAGTTGTTGCTAGTGTTGCGTTCAGAGGCGGGAAGAGAAATAGATCGGTGGATATAAACGGATGTCGTAGCAGACCAATAGAAGGAAGCGATTTGTCTGCCTGGTTAATAAGAAAAAGAGCCGGCGCAACAGGCCGCCGGCTAAGTCATGGCTAATCAACGCGGGACAACAAAAGGCGAGCGCTTTATCAGGCCATGATTTTGCTGTTGACCTGGGCGCGGGAGGTGATGAATTGATCCAGGAAGTCCTGAATGGCTTTGGCGCCTTCGCTGGCGGCGCGCACGAACTCCACTTCGCTTTCCACGTCCGCCTGGGCTTTGGTGGCTTGCGCGTCCTGCTGCTCTTTCTGCGCCCGATCCAGTTCTGCGGAGTAGCTCAACGGCGCCGCGATCAGACCGCCAAAGCCGGTAAAGAACTGGCCGACGACCATGCCGATGCTGCTGTAGTTTTGCGCGTCGGACATCAGCTCCTTGTGCCTCACCTCCGTGGATTTAGCTGACGCATCCGGTCCGTCGTTCTTGCCTTTTGGGGCGTCCGCCTGTTCTTTGGCCTTGTTGGCGGCATTGGCGTCCGGCGCTTTTTCTGCGTCGGCGTTTACGGGCTTAATCGGCGCTTCCGTTTCTACAGCAGGCTTGCTCTGGCTGCTTTGAGCGGACCCGTTGGCCGGCGTTTTGTTCACCGGGGCGGCGTTGGCGGTAGGAGGCGTTTGTCCAGCGTTGCTTTTGCTGGCGGTGGACGCGGTGGAGCCCGTATTGCCCGGAGTGGG
Coding sequences within:
- a CDS encoding ATP-dependent nuclease, with translation MIKSIKLKFGRAEGLQQETIEAMPVTVFVGPNNSGKSKVLTEIHQYCKIGRVHEENLIIDSIELNGISDEHIKSIVNSVVLAPIPGESLSPTHIFVGQKGQRHHVLKHKFINALENPNSQPSHACLWYLSYNSLILNGSSRTILINEQSAGNLQHPANSSFQVLFRSDEKRKEVRRIVHESFGEYLVVDPTNLGRLNLRLSKVAPKDEMEEKGLHQEAIEFHSKATPITQTSDGVKAFTGMIIEVIAGDPSVLLIDEPEAFLHPSLSFKLGKEISGIISGSHKRLFVSTHSPNFVMGCIQSGAPINIVRLTYKNQVATARILPNKEILTLMRNPLLRSTGVLSGLFYESIIVTESDADRAFYQEINDRLLKYSNGKGIQNCLFLHAQNKQTVKTIIKPLRELGIPVGGIVDIDILKEGGTVWASFLESGFVPEIERKSLSHTRLEIKRKFEATGKDMKRGGGIKLLKGEVKETLENLFDKLSDYGLFIVPNGELESWLLELNARGHGPSWLVEVFEKMGEDPASEGYLKPSNGDVWAFIEKIAGWFDNPKRKGIPK
- a CDS encoding REP-associated tyrosine transposase, with the protein product MRYRRNYVAGGTYFFTVNLLERNQTLLVDHVHALRESVRWVKARRPFDIDAWVVLPDHLHAIWTLPEDDVDYSSRWREIKKRFSKSLIINEPRPEPRKMKGERGIWQRRFWEHTIQNEQDYQRHFDYIHINPLKHGWVSRVRDWPFSSFHRAVSEGIYSLDWCGGDEASGCFGEFE
- a CDS encoding cupin domain-containing protein encodes the protein MNLDKDIVTVRPEGTIDTIQKLPNYVGISGKTAGSTGISMNIVVIPPSARAEPHFHDGFETAIYLLKGNVKTLYGENLSKSVVNKEGDFIFIPDGVPHQPINLSDTEEAIALVSRNDPNEQESVQVYRPDQSA
- the sctV gene encoding type III secretion system export apparatus subunit SctV: MTLARLNQTLQLIAGRKDILFAAMLVAIIFMMILPLPTVLVDILIGVNMGLAVVLLMVGVYLRSPLEFVAFPSVLLITTLFRLSLSITTTRLILLQADAGSIIEAFGGFVVGGNLVVGLVIFLIITVVQFLVITKGSERVAEVSARFSLDAMPGKQMSIDGDMRAGVIDVDEARHRRSQVQKESQLYGSMDGAMKFVKGDAIAGLIIIAVNILGGIAIGTLQNGMTSGEALELYALLTIGDGLVAQIPALFIAITAGVIVTRVTTDESENLGADIANQIVSKPQAILIGGGLLFTFALIPGFPTLTFIVLALTLTGIGVFTLRQSKNASADKHPPLSAMAAAGQPPSKAQLNEAEEFTFTVPLLVDIAADAEDALDPNALNEEILKIRRSLYLDLGVPFPGIHLRINHGLSDGRYKIHLQETPIAEGFIKPRQLLVRDQKEQLDLLAIEHNSEVELLPDAPAYWVEQRHQTSLDKMEVAYLTPPRVLSYHLSIILKKYAQEFIGIQETRFLLEKMEGRYGELVKEVQRLLPIQKITEILQRLVSEDISIRNLRSILEALAEWAQKEKETVLLTEYVRNSLRRYISYKYSNGQNILPAYMLDQSLEDAIRGGVRQTSSGAYLALEPDTTRKIVEITRRTVGDLNPGAQKVVVITSMDVRRYLRKLLERDMRQLPILSYQDLTPEITIQPLGRIALSY
- a CDS encoding tetratricopeptide repeat protein — encoded protein: MSPTPSVAPLPTVSATSRLQPQQAVWLQEVTTVFLQCRQYAKAQPLLRLLIRLAPDDPAPLRQMAYLCYQLGRYELALKYCKACERRLQGASEARLSLLRSHCHLKLGQREPALTHYLQFLATRTPS
- a CDS encoding YopN chaperone SycN-like protein, coding for MMQDAAVHLTITEFLQQLGFADFIWRGEPLTLAFERSGTLMIEPHEQGLLLVRLQEISEYDCADLIPKALRAVHYDQPLPLRAHTGMKGASQLAFIVALSRQQLSIAGLNEALGVLDYLHQQLNQ
- the sctW gene encoding type III secretion system gatekeeper subunit SctW translates to MSNLTGGVSLQTDRSYRADAMSASVAAGNWRGEGVSLASHDKSLFASAAEEMSFLRSEKKSDDLSKRKIGERPLHKAQALERALAYVEKARELDKEKQLKPFLHQLLIQNDPAKAEIRQRAAQQFEDLSQQYLALVFVRDQLRGKRKAGDANVDALLASVEAALDDMLEEQGAAILAGVNVAEVATQFSDRQLGSVNGLRNLYRDAVLDYGSLTDTFRKILAQYGEERFSESVSYLISALGADLGSEGPSLPKERLRMIIEDLYALQALEGLDAECRDFLAQLERIYRSQAPLNKYALMEQLLALLEKKWIGVEQLGGVLKALHIPPAMTIYFWRGFKELMRAIPLKAYRDPFERDKLLTVIQERLDLSIEQEAEQP
- the sctB gene encoding type III secretion system translocon subunit SctB produces the protein MNISNTGLELNIPAPASLYSTQNVSASATRTAQPPALTASRQQDVETPFPPAARLLDAPSTVESEFDAGALSFKLNGTNHGADTFKIMEAIHKIFIEMRRQAAESRQDAYLSQWTALEAKAEEIKSAARKDLAASVVNGAMSMAGGALGMYGGARAISQTNKAMKLDIAKPKLDAPAPSKTLELEMPTPAVKPPTPGNTGSTASTASKSNAGQTPPTANAAPVNKTPANGSAQSSQSKPAVETEAPIKPVNADAEKAPDANAANKAKEQADAPKGKNDGPDASAKSTEVRHKELMSDAQNYSSIGMVVGQFFTGFGGLIAAPLSYSAELDRAQKEQQDAQATKAQADVESEVEFVRAASEGAKAIQDFLDQFITSRAQVNSKIMA